A DNA window from Methanococcus voltae PS contains the following coding sequences:
- a CDS encoding formate--phosphoribosylaminoimidazolecarboxamide ligase: MIQKEEILDIFSKYNKDEITIVTVGSHTSLHILKGAKLEGFSTAVITTKDRDVPYKRFGVADKFIYVDKFSDISNDDIQQQLRDMNAIIVPHGSFIAYCGLDNVESSFKVPMFGNRKILRWEAERDLEGKILGESGLRLPKKLAKPEDINGPSMVKFPGARGGRGYFVCSSKEEFDAKVADFIKKGVLEESDVPNAHIEEYVVGTNYCIHYFYSPLYNRVELMGMDRRYESNIDGFVRIPAKDQMEIELNPSYVITGNFPIVIRESLLPQVFEMGDKLVDKAKDLVNPGMIGPFCLQSLCNENLELVVFEMSARIDGGTNTFMNGSPYSFLYHGENLSMGQRIAKEIKMALELGMEDKILY; the protein is encoded by the coding sequence ATGATACAGAAAGAAGAAATACTTGACATATTTAGTAAATACAACAAAGATGAGATAACAATCGTAACCGTTGGTAGTCACACTTCATTACACATTTTAAAAGGTGCTAAGTTAGAAGGCTTTTCAACCGCGGTTATAACTACAAAAGATAGAGATGTACCCTACAAAAGATTTGGCGTAGCTGACAAATTCATATACGTTGACAAATTTTCAGACATCTCCAATGATGATATTCAACAGCAACTAAGAGACATGAACGCAATTATTGTGCCACATGGCTCATTTATCGCATATTGTGGATTAGACAATGTTGAAAGTTCATTTAAAGTTCCTATGTTTGGTAACAGAAAGATATTAAGGTGGGAAGCTGAAAGAGATTTGGAAGGTAAGATATTAGGCGAAAGTGGCTTAAGATTACCTAAAAAATTGGCAAAACCTGAAGATATCAACGGTCCTTCAATGGTAAAATTCCCTGGTGCGAGAGGAGGTAGAGGTTACTTCGTATGTTCCTCAAAAGAAGAGTTTGACGCAAAAGTAGCGGACTTTATCAAAAAGGGTGTTTTAGAAGAAAGCGATGTACCAAATGCACATATTGAGGAATATGTTGTGGGTACAAACTACTGTATACACTATTTTTACTCCCCATTATATAACAGAGTTGAATTAATGGGTATGGACAGAAGATACGAAAGTAATATCGATGGATTTGTTAGAATTCCTGCAAAAGACCAGATGGAAATCGAATTAAACCCCTCATATGTTATTACAGGTAACTTCCCTATCGTAATTAGAGAAAGTTTATTGCCACAAGTATTTGAAATGGGCGATAAATTAGTAGATAAAGCCAAAGACTTGGTTAACCCCGGTATGATAGGTCCATTCTGCTTGCAATCATTATGTAATGAAAACCTTGAACTCGTTGTATTTGAAATGAGCGCAAGAATTGACGGCGGTACAAATACATTTATGAATGGAAGCCCTTATTCATTCCTCTACCATGGTGAAAACTTAAGTATGGGTCAAAGAATTGCAAAAGAAATTAAAATGGCTCTTGAATTAGGAATGGAAGACAAAATATTATACTAA
- a CDS encoding tRNA (adenine-N1)-methyltransferase, with product MTNEELTNKTEETQETQDIKTNENTESVEKKEENNVEMEEKKKEKKEVKPTWKYYTYDGSTKTKKLVIDKRGKKYLIAKENKEFGNDLGVANLTDVSEGNVLPTHKGDEFYLVEPTAFDIIKKMKRSVTTLLPKDIGLIIAYCGIENGETVIEAGTGSAGLTMYLSQAVGKEGKVVTYEKRPEFAKIARKNLEIMGSVKLNQPIIGVDEEPVETEPIVNEVAESKKVYNVIQKIGDITEGIEEQDVDVIVLDMPDPWNVVPHAKQALNKAKGRIAVYVPYIEQSKKAVEALKENNFLDIITIECILREMDISEKGVRPSTRMIGHTGYLTFARVCPEKLPLNEE from the coding sequence GTGACCAATGAAGAATTGACCAATAAAACGGAAGAAACACAAGAAACACAAGATATTAAAACTAACGAAAATACTGAATCCGTAGAAAAGAAAGAAGAAAATAACGTAGAAATGGAAGAAAAAAAGAAAGAAAAAAAGGAAGTAAAACCAACTTGGAAATACTATACGTATGATGGTTCTACAAAGACTAAAAAATTAGTTATTGACAAAAGGGGTAAAAAATACCTAATTGCAAAAGAAAACAAGGAATTTGGAAACGATTTAGGTGTAGCAAATTTAACGGATGTTAGCGAAGGTAACGTGTTACCGACCCATAAAGGTGACGAATTTTATTTAGTTGAGCCTACAGCTTTTGACATCATCAAAAAGATGAAAAGAAGCGTTACAACATTATTACCTAAAGATATAGGTCTTATAATTGCATACTGTGGTATTGAAAACGGTGAAACCGTTATTGAGGCAGGAACTGGTTCAGCAGGTTTAACAATGTACTTATCACAAGCAGTCGGTAAGGAAGGAAAAGTAGTTACTTACGAAAAAAGACCAGAATTTGCAAAGATTGCAAGAAAAAACCTTGAAATTATGGGTTCTGTAAAATTAAACCAACCAATAATTGGTGTAGATGAAGAACCAGTTGAAACAGAGCCAATTGTAAACGAAGTAGCTGAAAGCAAAAAAGTTTATAATGTAATTCAGAAAATAGGCGATATAACAGAAGGTATTGAAGAACAAGACGTTGACGTAATTGTTTTAGATATGCCAGACCCTTGGAATGTAGTTCCACACGCAAAACAAGCTTTAAACAAGGCAAAAGGTAGAATTGCGGTTTATGTTCCATACATAGAGCAATCAAAAAAAGCTGTAGAAGCTTTAAAAGAAAATAATTTCTTAGATATTATTACAATCGAATGTATCTTAAGAGAAATGGATATTTCAGAAAAAGGCGTTAGACCATCAACAAGAATGATAGGACACACAGGATATTTGACTTTTGCAAGAGTTTGCCCTGAAAAATTACCTTTAAATGAAGAATAA
- the gatE gene encoding Glu-tRNA(Gln) amidotransferase subunit GatE, with product MSNSDLNLNLDYKELGLKVGLEIHQQLNTSRKLFCNCPTKIRDDEPHGEIERVLRPSQSEMGQIDKAALIESKKEKNYVYQYYNDTNCLVELDDEPPQGPCEEGVYTAVEVSELMDMHVVDEVQVMRKMVIDGSNTSGFQRTMFISQDGNIETDYGDVRITSLCLEEDACKKVRDEKDKVIYCVDRLGIPLLEITTEPDITTPEMGKEAARRIGTILRATGKAKRGLGTIRQDVNISIKEGARIEVKGVQNLDLIEQIIKNEAIRQIKLNEIKKELIERNAEVKTGTQNIVDVTELFKNTESKVIKSALKKKGVVKAILLKGFDGLIGKEVQPNRRLGTEFSDRGKVIGGVGGLFHTDELPKYGITQEEVDALKEFMGANAETKDAVIIVADRESKAVRALGAVLDRAYEAITIGIPEETRKALEDGNTSYLRPLPGAARMYPETDIPNIPISDEFVENIRNNLPEMPKEKLERFIKEYDLNNDLAKQMVMSYHVDLFEELAKTFKVKPTLIATTIEATVKEIRREGFNIELLKEEHFEQLFECIENGKVSKEAIVDVLKGFVENPYANVDKILEIKGLSAMSEEDVVKEIKSIIKQNIAVVNEKGMGAMGLLMGRCMANLRGKADGKLINKTLQDELKSIVNK from the coding sequence ATGTCAAATTCTGATTTGAATTTAAATTTAGACTATAAAGAATTGGGTTTAAAAGTTGGTTTAGAGATACACCAACAACTAAACACGAGTAGGAAATTATTTTGTAATTGCCCTACAAAAATTAGAGATGATGAACCTCACGGGGAAATTGAAAGAGTTTTAAGACCTTCTCAAAGTGAAATGGGTCAGATTGATAAAGCAGCCCTTATTGAGTCTAAAAAAGAGAAAAACTATGTTTATCAGTACTATAACGATACAAACTGTCTTGTAGAATTAGATGACGAACCGCCTCAAGGACCTTGTGAAGAGGGAGTTTACACAGCAGTTGAAGTTTCAGAGCTTATGGACATGCACGTAGTTGACGAAGTTCAAGTTATGCGTAAAATGGTTATTGATGGTTCAAATACATCTGGATTTCAAAGAACTATGTTTATATCGCAAGATGGTAACATAGAAACAGATTATGGCGATGTTAGAATCACAAGTTTATGCTTAGAAGAAGACGCTTGTAAAAAAGTAAGGGATGAAAAAGACAAAGTAATTTACTGCGTTGATAGATTGGGAATTCCTTTATTGGAAATCACCACCGAACCTGACATTACAACCCCCGAAATGGGAAAAGAAGCTGCAAGAAGAATTGGTACAATCTTAAGGGCTACAGGAAAAGCTAAAAGGGGATTAGGAACCATTAGGCAGGACGTAAACATTTCTATTAAAGAAGGTGCACGTATTGAAGTTAAAGGGGTTCAAAATCTTGATTTAATCGAGCAAATTATTAAAAACGAAGCAATAAGACAAATTAAGTTAAACGAAATTAAAAAAGAGTTAATTGAAAGAAATGCGGAAGTAAAAACAGGTACTCAAAATATCGTAGATGTTACCGAATTATTTAAAAATACTGAATCAAAAGTAATTAAAAGTGCTTTAAAGAAAAAAGGTGTAGTTAAAGCAATTTTACTCAAAGGATTTGATGGTTTAATCGGTAAAGAAGTTCAACCAAACAGAAGATTAGGAACTGAATTCTCTGACCGTGGAAAAGTAATCGGAGGCGTTGGAGGATTATTCCATACTGATGAATTGCCAAAATACGGAATTACGCAAGAAGAAGTTGACGCACTTAAAGAATTTATGGGTGCAAATGCCGAAACAAAAGACGCTGTTATTATTGTGGCAGATAGGGAATCTAAAGCTGTTAGAGCTTTAGGTGCTGTGTTAGATAGAGCATACGAGGCCATAACAATAGGAATTCCAGAAGAAACAAGAAAAGCTTTAGAAGATGGTAATACGTCATATTTAAGACCTTTACCAGGTGCTGCAAGGATGTATCCTGAAACAGATATTCCAAACATCCCAATTAGCGATGAATTCGTTGAAAACATTAGAAATAATCTCCCAGAGATGCCAAAAGAAAAATTGGAAAGATTTATAAAAGAATATGACTTAAACAACGATTTAGCAAAACAAATGGTTATGTCTTACCACGTGGATTTATTTGAAGAGCTTGCGAAAACATTTAAAGTTAAACCGACCTTAATTGCTACAACAATTGAAGCTACAGTTAAAGAAATTAGAAGAGAAGGCTTTAACATTGAATTACTTAAAGAAGAACACTTTGAACAATTATTTGAATGTATTGAAAACGGTAAAGTTTCAAAAGAAGCAATTGTTGATGTATTGAAAGGATTTGTTGAAAATCCCTATGCAAATGTTGATAAAATACTTGAAATTAAAGGACTTAGTGCAATGTCTGAAGAAGACGTTGTAAAAGAGATAAAAAGTATTATTAAGCAAAACATTGCTGTTGTTAATGAAAAAGGCATGGGTGCCATGGGTTTATTGATGGGTAGATGTATGGCAAACTTACGTGGAAAAGCAGACGGAAAATTGATTAATAAAACATTACAAGATGAATTAAAAAGTATTGTTAATAAATAA
- a CDS encoding 50S ribosomal protein L37e encodes MSKGTPSQGKHNKGSNHIICRRCGKRSYHVRKKVCAACGFGRSAKLKRFAWQWKKFNGERLK; translated from the coding sequence ATGTCCAAAGGTACCCCATCACAAGGTAAACACAACAAAGGTTCAAACCACATTATCTGCAGAAGATGTGGAAAAAGATCATACCACGTTAGGAAAAAAGTATGTGCAGCATGCGGATTCGGTAGAAGCGCAAAATTAAAAAGATTTGCATGGCAATGGAAAAAATTCAACGGAGAAAGATTAAAATAA
- a CDS encoding PspC domain-containing protein — protein sequence MQEYKKDVKKLYRSVDDKMLEGVCGGIGEYFNVDPTLVRILYVALTVFTGFILGIVTYIVLAIIIPKNESKFKNEYKFKNEPITTSFEPKKDENEENTENTENEENKNN from the coding sequence ATGCAGGAATACAAAAAAGATGTGAAAAAATTATACAGGTCTGTTGACGATAAAATGTTAGAGGGTGTTTGCGGAGGAATCGGAGAGTATTTCAACGTTGACCCAACACTTGTACGTATTTTGTACGTAGCATTAACTGTATTCACAGGCTTTATATTAGGAATTGTAACGTACATCGTTTTAGCTATAATAATACCTAAAAATGAATCTAAATTTAAGAACGAATACAAATTCAAAAATGAGCCAATAACTACATCTTTTGAGCCTAAAAAAGATGAAAACGAAGAAAATACGGAAAATACTGAAAACGAAGAAAATAAAAACAATTAA
- the gatD gene encoding Glu-tRNA(Gln) amidotransferase subunit GatD yields MSNNNCLENLKTDIGDLVEITTKAEADKSSTTYKGNIMPCLKEDVIMIKMSSGYNAGIKKEKIEEIKLLSKGETPKHVKTDLEINKDKKLKNISIISTGGTVASRVDYKTGAVHPAFTADDLIMAVPELLTIANISGKAVMNILSENMLPTYWKEVAEHIEQEVKNGADGIVIAHGTDTMHYTASALQFMVKSNVPIILVGAQRSSDRPSSDAALNLIASTKFATEGLSGVYVLMHGENGDEYCYLHEGVKVRKLHSSRRDAFKSVNAQPVAKMNMLSKNKKTNEKDYKIEYLADERKLKQNIIDKNLNVQINTKLEERVALLKIYPGINSDILKYYADKGYKGIVLEGTGLGHAPETLFEGIKYAISKGLLVAMTTQTINGRVNMNVYSNGVELQKMGVISCEDMNAETALVKMMYLLANYEFKEAKDLMGKNIAGEITEFSVIDLN; encoded by the coding sequence ATGAGTAACAATAATTGTTTGGAAAATTTAAAAACAGATATTGGAGATTTGGTGGAAATAACTACAAAAGCAGAAGCTGATAAATCTTCAACAACCTATAAAGGAAACATTATGCCTTGTTTAAAAGAAGACGTTATTATGATAAAAATGAGTAGCGGATACAATGCAGGTATAAAAAAGGAAAAAATCGAAGAAATTAAACTTTTAAGTAAAGGAGAAACACCTAAGCACGTTAAAACCGACTTGGAGATAAACAAAGATAAAAAATTGAAAAATATATCAATCATATCAACTGGCGGTACTGTTGCTTCTAGAGTAGACTATAAAACCGGTGCAGTTCACCCTGCTTTCACAGCGGACGACTTAATTATGGCAGTTCCCGAACTTTTGACTATAGCAAATATCTCTGGAAAGGCAGTAATGAACATATTAAGTGAAAACATGTTGCCTACCTACTGGAAAGAAGTAGCTGAACACATTGAACAAGAAGTAAAAAACGGAGCAGACGGAATTGTTATTGCGCACGGTACTGATACTATGCACTACACGGCTTCAGCTCTTCAATTTATGGTTAAATCAAATGTGCCTATTATTTTAGTGGGTGCTCAAAGAAGTAGCGATAGACCTTCTTCAGACGCTGCTTTAAACTTAATTGCTTCAACTAAATTTGCTACAGAAGGTTTAAGCGGTGTTTACGTACTTATGCACGGCGAAAACGGTGACGAATACTGTTACTTACACGAAGGCGTAAAAGTTAGAAAATTACATTCTTCGAGAAGGGATGCTTTTAAATCAGTTAACGCTCAACCTGTTGCTAAAATGAATATGCTTTCAAAAAACAAAAAAACAAACGAAAAAGACTATAAAATTGAATACCTTGCAGACGAAAGAAAATTAAAACAAAACATTATAGATAAAAACTTGAATGTGCAAATAAACACGAAATTAGAGGAAAGAGTAGCACTTTTAAAAATTTATCCAGGTATCAATTCAGATATTTTGAAATATTATGCAGATAAAGGCTACAAAGGAATCGTTTTAGAAGGTACTGGATTAGGACACGCTCCAGAAACTTTATTTGAGGGCATTAAATACGCCATAAGCAAAGGATTATTGGTTGCTATGACGACACAAACCATTAATGGAAGGGTAAACATGAACGTTTACTCAAACGGTGTAGAATTGCAAAAAATGGGCGTAATTAGCTGTGAAGATATGAACGCTGAAACTGCACTTGTAAAAATGATGTATTTATTGGCAAATTACGAGTTTAAAGAAGCTAAGGACTTAATGGGAAAAAATATTGCGGGAGAAATAACCGAATTTAGTGTAATTGATTTAAATTAA
- the ilvN gene encoding acetolactate synthase small subunit, which produces MDKRHIITVLVLHKPSVLQRISGLFARRWFNISSITVGTTENPDIARMTIVVKGDDTHLEQVLKQLNKLVEVVKVKDLKHNNYVERELCIVKIHAPTESGKSQITQYANIFRGSIVDLSAETITVEITGDESKINAFLDLVRPLGIKEVARTGLTALMRGSKILKSNKK; this is translated from the coding sequence ATGGATAAAAGGCATATTATTACGGTTTTGGTGCTCCATAAACCTAGTGTCCTACAAAGGATTTCTGGACTTTTTGCAAGAAGATGGTTTAATATTTCCAGCATAACTGTTGGCACAACGGAAAATCCAGATATTGCAAGGATGACAATTGTTGTTAAAGGCGACGATACTCATTTAGAGCAAGTTTTAAAGCAATTAAACAAGTTGGTTGAAGTTGTTAAAGTAAAAGATTTGAAACACAATAATTACGTGGAAAGAGAGTTGTGCATCGTAAAAATTCACGCACCTACTGAAAGTGGTAAATCTCAAATTACGCAATATGCAAATATTTTTAGAGGTAGTATCGTTGATTTAAGTGCTGAGACTATAACTGTAGAAATTACGGGCGACGAATCCAAAATAAACGCATTTTTAGACTTAGTAAGACCCCTAGGTATTAAAGAAGTTGCAAGAACTGGTTTAACGGCTTTAATGAGAGGTTCTAAAATTTTAAAATCTAATAAAAAATAA
- a CDS encoding thiamine pyrophosphate-dependent enzyme, with product MTKVNNVNGAEALIKALEAEGTKVIFGYPGGVLVSFYESLCDSNMIHILTRHEQAAAHMADGYARVSGKAGVCIGTSGPGATNLVTGVATAHMDSSPVIALTGQVSSNIIGDDAFQEIDSFGIFMPITKHNFQIRQADDLVDIMRKAHEIATTGRPGPVHVDMPSDILTGELSKAVKIPADINISSYKPTTVGHPLQIKKTIEAIMNSKKPLILAGGGVSIAHASEELLEFAELLNIPVCTTLMGKGCISEKHELSTGLTGMHGTQASNNLIDKCDLLIAVGCRFSDRVTGKVSEFAPNAKVIHMDIDPAEIGKNISVDIPIVGDAKRILQDLIKQLKKQKRKHEELLKSENTPENSNLNNFNSNPNLNSKFLDISEWSVEVKKLKEESEKELSVTVEEQQNLEKTDKEKIEKIEKIHPKVAIYDLMETIYDIDPELENTYVTTDVGQNQMWTARYFKFKKDALITSGGLGTMGFGFPAALGVKFAKPNANVISISGDGGFLMNSQELATMAHYNIPVVAVIFNNRALGMVHQLQSVLNNRQSQIDLGETPDFIQLAHSYGVMAERVSNSKDLKETLKKAILMNKPYVIEVMIDSGHAVKVVAPGANLTKMIEPENKEPCSEKILFKDMVSKL from the coding sequence GTGACTAAAGTCAATAATGTAAATGGAGCAGAGGCTTTAATAAAAGCATTGGAAGCCGAAGGAACTAAGGTAATATTTGGATATCCTGGGGGCGTTTTAGTATCTTTCTACGAATCCTTATGCGATAGTAATATGATACATATACTCACAAGACACGAGCAAGCCGCGGCACACATGGCAGATGGCTACGCTAGGGTTAGTGGAAAAGCCGGCGTTTGCATAGGCACATCAGGTCCTGGTGCAACCAACCTGGTAACTGGTGTAGCAACCGCACACATGGACTCATCACCGGTAATAGCTTTAACAGGGCAGGTTAGCTCTAATATAATAGGTGACGACGCTTTCCAAGAGATAGACTCTTTCGGCATATTTATGCCTATAACAAAGCATAATTTCCAAATACGTCAGGCTGACGATTTAGTTGACATAATGAGAAAAGCACACGAAATCGCTACAACAGGTAGGCCTGGGCCAGTACACGTGGATATGCCATCTGATATATTAACAGGAGAGCTTAGCAAGGCCGTTAAAATACCTGCGGATATAAATATCTCAAGTTATAAGCCTACAACCGTAGGGCACCCCTTGCAAATAAAAAAGACGATAGAAGCAATAATGAATTCCAAAAAGCCCCTTATATTAGCAGGCGGTGGAGTTTCAATAGCTCACGCAAGTGAGGAGCTATTGGAGTTTGCAGAATTGTTAAATATACCTGTATGCACCACATTGATGGGTAAAGGCTGTATATCTGAAAAACACGAGCTTTCAACCGGATTAACCGGTATGCACGGTACTCAGGCTTCAAATAACCTCATAGATAAGTGTGATTTACTAATTGCAGTAGGTTGCAGGTTTTCAGACAGGGTAACCGGAAAAGTTTCAGAGTTTGCACCAAATGCTAAGGTTATACATATGGACATAGACCCTGCAGAAATAGGTAAGAATATTTCTGTTGATATCCCAATCGTAGGGGATGCTAAGAGAATATTACAAGATTTAATAAAACAATTGAAAAAACAGAAAAGGAAACACGAAGAATTATTAAAATCTGAAAATACTCCTGAAAATTCAAATTTAAATAATTTTAATTCAAATCCAAATCTAAATTCTAAATTTTTGGATATATCAGAATGGTCAGTTGAAGTTAAGAAATTAAAGGAAGAATCTGAAAAAGAATTAAGTGTAACTGTTGAAGAACAACAGAATTTAGAAAAAACAGACAAAGAAAAAATAGAAAAAATAGAAAAAATACACCCGAAAGTTGCAATATATGATTTAATGGAAACAATATATGATATAGACCCAGAACTTGAAAATACATATGTTACAACAGACGTTGGTCAAAATCAAATGTGGACAGCAAGATATTTCAAATTTAAGAAAGATGCTTTAATAACTTCTGGCGGTCTCGGGACAATGGGTTTTGGATTCCCTGCAGCTTTAGGAGTTAAGTTTGCAAAGCCTAATGCAAACGTTATATCCATAAGTGGCGATGGTGGATTCTTAATGAACTCACAAGAATTAGCTACAATGGCACATTATAATATACCCGTAGTAGCAGTGATATTTAATAATAGAGCTTTGGGAATGGTTCACCAATTACAATCCGTACTTAATAACAGGCAGTCACAAATAGATTTAGGTGAAACACCGGACTTTATCCAATTAGCTCACAGTTACGGAGTCATGGCAGAAAGAGTTTCAAATTCTAAGGATTTAAAGGAAACACTTAAAAAAGCAATATTGATGAATAAACCATATGTTATAGAAGTTATGATAGATTCAGGACATGCTGTAAAGGTTGTAGCACCAGGAGCTAACTTGACGAAAATGATTGAGCCAGAAAATAAAGAACCTTGCTCAGAAAAAATATTATTCAAAGATATGGTTTCAAAATTATAA
- a CDS encoding LSm family protein: MMDTQRPLDALGKSINTNITVFLKDGKEIKGRLKAYDLHMNVALENAKLGEKEYPMLVVRGDNVLYVSL, translated from the coding sequence ATGATGGATACACAAAGACCATTAGACGCATTAGGAAAATCAATCAACACAAATATCACCGTATTTTTAAAAGACGGTAAAGAAATCAAAGGAAGATTAAAAGCATACGACTTACACATGAATGTTGCTTTAGAAAACGCTAAATTAGGAGAAAAAGAGTACCCTATGTTAGTTGTTAGAGGAGACAACGTTTTATACGTTTCATTATAA
- the rnhB gene encoding ribonuclease HII — MLKNDIDETPVTPKVIGLDEAGRGPVVGPMVIAGVLLELNNKEKTKTFYDLDLKDSKKLSKKKRESLYEEIQKLAKVDKVVVTAKEIDDQMKIINLNKIELNGFSSIINKFYKDEYGLDENRRNNGFLTYIDACSSNETSFSNQLKAKLINKNIDLIAEHKADDNYKIVSAASIIAKVTRDNIIDSYNEKYNTMGYTIGSGYPSDPKTKKFLKQYLEDNKELPDIVRFSWNTTKKLLKEYDSENGNIDLKCENLLKWVKN, encoded by the coding sequence GTGCTAAAAAACGATATAGATGAAACACCTGTAACGCCTAAAGTAATAGGATTAGATGAAGCCGGAAGAGGTCCAGTAGTAGGGCCAATGGTAATAGCGGGCGTACTATTGGAATTAAACAATAAAGAAAAAACTAAAACATTTTACGATTTAGATTTGAAAGATAGTAAAAAGCTTTCTAAGAAAAAGCGAGAAAGTCTCTACGAAGAAATACAAAAACTTGCAAAAGTAGATAAGGTAGTAGTCACTGCAAAGGAAATTGACGACCAAATGAAAATAATTAATTTAAATAAAATAGAATTGAATGGATTTTCAAGTATAATCAATAAATTTTACAAGGATGAATACGGATTAGATGAAAATAGGCGAAATAATGGCTTTTTAACATATATCGATGCTTGTAGTAGTAACGAAACATCTTTTTCAAACCAATTGAAAGCAAAATTAATCAATAAAAACATAGATTTGATAGCAGAACATAAAGCAGACGATAATTATAAAATAGTCTCTGCAGCTTCAATAATTGCTAAAGTAACTAGGGATAATATCATAGATTCTTACAATGAGAAGTATAATACAATGGGTTATACAATAGGCAGTGGTTACCCAAGCGACCCAAAAACCAAGAAGTTTTTAAAACAGTATTTAGAAGATAACAAAGAATTGCCCGATATAGTTAGATTTAGTTGGAATACAACTAAAAAACTCTTAAAAGAGTATGATTCGGAAAATGGAAATATTGATTTGAAATGTGAAAATTTATTAAAATGGGTAAAGAATTAA